The Petrotoga mobilis SJ95 genomic sequence CCTCCGATAAAATATTATTGAATTTTTAAAAGATTTTCTATTGTATCCTTTATTTCTGTTAAATCCATTGATTTTACAACATAAGCATCTGCAGCCCATGATGCCATCTCACTTTTATAATGTGAGTAAGCTGTGAGAAATATTATTTTTTTGTTTGGATACCTTTTTCTAATTTCACTTGCGAGTTCTAAACCATTTACATCTGGCATTTCGATATCAGTGCATATGATATCTATATCTTTATCATTTTCTAATGTTTCCAAAGCATCTTTTGCATTGCTTGCCGCAGTAACCTCGTAACCAGCTTCTTCCAGTTCTTCTTTTATTAAAGTTCTTATGTTCTCTTCATCATCTACTATTAGTACTTTCGACAACTTAACCCCTCCTAAAAAGTATTATTTCTCACCTGTTGGAATTTCAAATCTGAAAGAAGTTCCAGTATCGTCAGATTTTACCAAATAAATTTTACCTTTGTGTTCTTCTTCGATTATTTTTTTACAAATAGCTAAACCCAATCCTGTACCGTTACTTTTTGTAGTAAGAAAAGGGGTGAATAATTTTTCTTTAATTTCCTGGGGAATAGAGGGTCCATCGTTGGTTATTTCAAAAAAAACTTTATTTTCAGCAGTAAACCCCACTTTTATATCAATTTTTCCATTGTTATTGACACTCTCTAAAGCGTTTTTTATTAAATTCATCAATACCTGTTTTATTTTATCTTTATCTACTTTTATTAAGATCTCTTCTTTTAACCAATCAGTGTTCACCATAACGTGTTTTTGTTGTATAAAATCTTCGTACATCAATATTATTCCGCGTATGATTTCTATTAAATTGACTTCTTCAATCTGGTTAATTTTACCTCCTCTAGAATATTCTAGTATCTCATTTACTATATGTTCGAGCCTTGAAAGCTCTTCTTTAATAATTTGGGTGTATTTTTGAATATCATCCATTTCGTTCATTTTAGCTATCCTGTTTAAAAAGCCGCCGATAATAGTAATAGGATTTCTCACTTCATGAGCTATTCTAGCAGTCATTTCTCCCATGGCAGCAAGTCTTTCACGCTTTTCCATTTCTTTTTGAAGGTTGTATAGCTCGGTTACATCATCAAAAACAATTATAACGCCTTCTATCACTCCTAATTCTTCGTTTCTCAAAGGGGATAGCTGAATATCAAAAATTTTCTTGGTATCGGAAAGTTTTACTTCATAATTCTTTAATTTGATATTATTTTTGGTTTCATAAATAACTTTAATTTTTTCAATTATTTCTTCCCCTATTGTATCTGTTATATCTTGGATAGCTGTTCCGATCATGGTCTCTCTTGGCCTGGAGAAAAAATTTTCTGCCTTTCTGTTCCATTCGTTTATCTTTCCATTTCTATCAACAACAACCACCGCAACAGCCAGGTTTTGTAATATATTGTCTTTGAATCTTCTATAGTAATCCATCAAATCTTTTTGCTCTTCTAATCGCAATGTTTTTTCTTTTAATTCTTGATAATTTTCTATCATTTCTAAAGCTAATCCCATATTATCTTTAAATAATTTTACAATTTCAGTTTCAATGTTGGTGATGGGTTTTTTATTTATTTTGTTATCAACTATTACTACTCCTTTAGTTTCAGTCATTCCTGCGACTGGGAAAATAAGAAACTCATTAATTTTAACTATATCGTATATATCCTCTAAATCTTCCCATTTAATTTCCAACATTTGAGGAACGATATGTAAAACCTGTTTTTTTTCAACGACTCGTTCTAAAATAGGATGCCCTTTATATGCTAAAACTTTATTTTGTAAACTGAGGATTAGTTTATTATTGGTGGGTATTTTTATGGCCTCCTCTTTTAGGTACTGAACGACGTTTCCGTATTTTAAAGCCCTAATGTTTGCGTCTTTCCAGATTTCGGTAGCGTCTTCTTCTGTATCAGGACCAACCCATATTTTTGGAACAAGGAATCCCCGAACCTTGTCCTTTTCTAAATAAAGAGCTCTGTTGAACTTGAGACCTCTCCCAGAAGTTAAGCCTAAAAGCATTATTTTTATTGCCAAATTTTTATCGTAAACAGATCTCACAGCTTGGGATATCTTATCCAATGCATTTAGCATATCTAAGTGTTCTTTTTGTTTTTCAATAAGCTGTTCATAATTCATTTTCAATTCAGTCAATTTACTGACTTCATTTTGAAGTTTGTTGTATAAATTTATTCTATGAATAGAAAAAGCTAATCTTTTGGCGGTGTCCGAAAAAACGTGGAAATCTGCATCATCAAAATTTTTGTAAGTTCTAAATGAGTATTCTTCTTCTCTGTTATAAACACTTAAAACGCCATAAACTTCATCATTTTGTTCTATAACAGAATAAATAGAAGATTTGAGATCTATATTAAAAGGAATAAAATAATTTTGAAAGTTTTCTCGTCCCACTAGCATATAACTCGATCTTTCTTTTATTGCTTTACCTTCGAGGGTATTTTCTATAGGGATAGTTCTAGTTATGATTGTGCTTTCATCTATTCCTAAAAAGTATTTGATTTCGAGAGTATCACCTTGAAGTTTCCAGAATGCTATGCTTTCTGCATGTAGAGAATCTTTTAGGAGTTTTAATACATTATTGACTATTATATCTTTTTCGGTAATTTCTTCTATAATGTCGGTGAGCTTTTCCATTAAAATTACCTTGTCTTGCAAATCCCTAATTCTCAATTTTTCTATAATCAAATTAATCAATACGGAATAATAAAAAAAATGTTGGTCGAAAGTATTTTTATCAATTTGATTGTCAAATAATCCGACGGCGCCAATTAAGCCTTCTTCGGAAAATATCGGATACAAAAATAACTCTCTTATATCGTTTGCAGTAGAACTTACTTGTGAAATATCATCTTTTAGATTCACAGGTACGATCTCATTTGAAAAAATTTTGTTTTTTAGATCTTCGTCTCCGCGTAGGTATATTTTAATATTTTCAAACTTATCTATTGTAGAAGCTAAAGCTTTAAAAACCTCTCTGCTTGATTGATAAATAAACATAATGTTGTCTTTCTCCATTGATTCTTTCAATTGGGAAGATACTTCTTTAAAAGTTGATTTTAATACATTTTGAGGTTTATCATTGTATATAATATTTAAAATTTTGCTTACCATATGCTCCACACTCCGATATTTTGTCTTTTTCATTCTAATTATAACACTAAATTGCTTAAAAATGGGATAAAAAATACTGTAAATTCACCAATTGAATGAAATTTTCTAATGACAAGTTGGATATATTGGGCGGTTTTATAAAAGAAAATGAATTAAAACAGAAATTTAAAAATTTTTCTTGACATTTTACATTGAAAAGGATATAATGAAAATAGAATTAGCAAATAAAAGTAACGAGTGATAAAATACTTTATTACGTAGAAAAAAACTCCCTGAAAGGGATCTATGGATGGAGGTGACTTAATGAGATTCAATCCGAATGATTTTACTGAAAAATCTTTAAAAGCATTTCAAGAAGCTCAAAATGTTCTAGGTTATTCAGGAGGTAATATTCTCAAACCTGAGCATTTGTTGTTAGCAATTTTAAATGTTGAAGATGAAAATGTGGGGAAAATTTTTCAAGGTACCAATACTAATTCTATAAAAAGCAAACTTGAAGAAGCTTTATCCGAAGAAATGGGAGTTTATTACTCAATGTCCTATGGTAGTGCACAAGGTATTTATCTATCAACTAGTTTAGCAAATGCTTTACAAATAGCTAAATCAGAATCCGACAGGATGGGTTTTAAAAAAATTCCTTTACTAGCCTTATTGTTAGGGATTTTAAAGGAAGGTACATCTTACGCTTCCAAACTTCTGTCTGCTTATACTACGGAAGCTTTAATTAGAGAACGGCTACAAGAGATGTTAGAAAACGGAGACGAAGAAATAGAATCAGGTATGGGAGATCCTTTGAAAAAATTTACTGTTGATTTAACCAAAGAGGCAAAGAAAGGAAAGCTTACGCCTGTGATAGGAAGAGAAAAAGAAATAAATAGAATGATTGAAATATTATCAAGAAAGTCTAAAAATAATCCAGTATTAGTTGGCGACGCTGGAGTTGGGAAAACAGCCGTAGTAGAAGGTTTAGCGCAGTTGATAGTAGATGAAAATCCTCCTTCTTATTTGAAAAATAAGAAAATTTTACAATTAGACATGGCCGCCTTGTTGGCAGGTTCTAAATTTAGAGGTGAATTTGAAGAAAGGCTTAAATCAGTTATCGATACTGTAAAAGAAAAGAGCGACGAAATTATTCTTTTTATCGATGAACTTCACAATATAATAGGGGCTGGAGTGGCTGAAGGAAATGCAATGGATGCCGCAAATATTTTGAAGCCAGCTTTAGCTAGAGGTGAAATAAAGGTTATTGGAGCAACAACCTATGAAGAATATAAAAAATACATTGAAAAGGACAAAGCATTAGCGAGAAGGTTTCAACCGGTGTATGTACAAGAACCTACCC encodes the following:
- a CDS encoding response regulator yields the protein MSKVLIVDDEENIRTLIKEELEEAGYEVTAASNAKDALETLENDKDIDIICTDIEMPDVNGLELASEIRKRYPNKKIIFLTAYSHYKSEMASWAADAYVVKSMDLTEIKDTIENLLKIQ
- a CDS encoding ATP-binding protein, yielding MVSKILNIIYNDKPQNVLKSTFKEVSSQLKESMEKDNIMFIYQSSREVFKALASTIDKFENIKIYLRGDEDLKNKIFSNEIVPVNLKDDISQVSSTANDIRELFLYPIFSEEGLIGAVGLFDNQIDKNTFDQHFFYYSVLINLIIEKLRIRDLQDKVILMEKLTDIIEEITEKDIIVNNVLKLLKDSLHAESIAFWKLQGDTLEIKYFLGIDESTIITRTIPIENTLEGKAIKERSSYMLVGRENFQNYFIPFNIDLKSSIYSVIEQNDEVYGVLSVYNREEEYSFRTYKNFDDADFHVFSDTAKRLAFSIHRINLYNKLQNEVSKLTELKMNYEQLIEKQKEHLDMLNALDKISQAVRSVYDKNLAIKIMLLGLTSGRGLKFNRALYLEKDKVRGFLVPKIWVGPDTEEDATEIWKDANIRALKYGNVVQYLKEEAIKIPTNNKLILSLQNKVLAYKGHPILERVVEKKQVLHIVPQMLEIKWEDLEDIYDIVKINEFLIFPVAGMTETKGVVIVDNKINKKPITNIETEIVKLFKDNMGLALEMIENYQELKEKTLRLEEQKDLMDYYRRFKDNILQNLAVAVVVVDRNGKINEWNRKAENFFSRPRETMIGTAIQDITDTIGEEIIEKIKVIYETKNNIKLKNYEVKLSDTKKIFDIQLSPLRNEELGVIEGVIIVFDDVTELYNLQKEMEKRERLAAMGEMTARIAHEVRNPITIIGGFLNRIAKMNEMDDIQKYTQIIKEELSRLEHIVNEILEYSRGGKINQIEEVNLIEIIRGIILMYEDFIQQKHVMVNTDWLKEEILIKVDKDKIKQVLMNLIKNALESVNNNGKIDIKVGFTAENKVFFEITNDGPSIPQEIKEKLFTPFLTTKSNGTGLGLAICKKIIEEEHKGKIYLVKSDDTGTSFRFEIPTGEK